Proteins encoded within one genomic window of Arcobacter sp. F2176:
- a CDS encoding type IV pili methyl-accepting chemotaxis transducer N-terminal domain-containing protein yields MKTNKISTKIKLLGALFIVLMAMIIFTTVYLNDRNKKDALIMNIVGKERMLTQKISKNIFYLYYTKKTNFSELNSASDEFIKNLDSLKNGNKLIGISPVPNDKIGQQVYKVEILWKEFFHNIEEFKKLQLKNDESSLKLLASIVETVYNTNNNLLQEVDNLVSMYTVYTENKTILIKNFQYIAAFLIIILIVYSFIQLKSIEENANKFLEFSKKIANESNEQLTPISIDVNEKEILDVTDTFNCFINKINSAMNDSAVAMQHSQNASSKLEEITDEFDKVLDELENSSDVNRAINKSEDIIIQSTEDLINSTKKLQELRNELNNLVIGRKTKI; encoded by the coding sequence TTGAAAACAAATAAAATAAGTACAAAGATAAAATTATTAGGTGCTTTATTTATAGTATTAATGGCTATGATAATTTTTACTACCGTATATTTAAATGATAGAAATAAAAAAGATGCATTGATTATGAATATTGTAGGAAAAGAAAGGATGCTTACACAAAAGATATCAAAAAATATTTTTTATCTTTATTACACGAAAAAAACAAACTTTTCTGAATTAAATAGTGCAAGTGATGAATTTATTAAAAATCTAGATTCATTAAAAAATGGAAATAAGTTAATAGGTATTTCACCTGTTCCCAATGATAAGATTGGACAACAAGTATATAAAGTGGAGATTTTATGGAAAGAATTCTTTCACAATATAGAAGAGTTTAAGAAACTACAATTAAAAAATGATGAATCTAGTTTAAAACTTTTAGCTTCTATAGTTGAAACAGTTTATAATACCAATAATAATTTACTTCAAGAAGTTGATAACTTAGTTAGCATGTACACAGTTTATACAGAAAATAAAACTATTCTAATCAAAAACTTCCAATACATAGCTGCCTTTTTAATAATAATATTAATAGTATATAGTTTTATTCAACTAAAAAGTATTGAAGAAAATGCTAATAAGTTTTTAGAATTTTCAAAAAAAATAGCTAATGAAAGTAATGAACAACTAACACCTATTTCTATTGATGTAAATGAAAAAGAGATTTTAGATGTAACTGATACTTTTAATTGTTTTATTAATAAAATAAATTCTGCTATGAATGATTCAGCTGTTGCTATGCAACATTCACAAAATGCAAGTTCTAAGCTTGAAGAGATAACAGATGAATTTGACAAAGTATTAGATGAACTTGAAAACTCTTCAGATGTAAATAGAGCAATAAATAAAAGTGAAGATATAATTATTCAATCTACAGAAGATTTAATTAATTCAACAAAAAAACTTCAAGAATTAAGAAATGAATTAAATAATTTAGTCATTGGGCGAAAAACAAAAATATAG
- a CDS encoding Crp/Fnr family transcriptional regulator, with the protein MDKIKTITQLDFFTQLKEEEIKELATISNLITYPKDSILYYEDEIKENILFLVNGLIKIYKFDKFGNEIFLYHIYKNSMISELTSVNNSNIYCFSNAEFSEDSIVLSINFEKFKEMFLSKNILSIKLIETLLEKTHQLQCIVNRELVFDSTAKVAFMIYNDLELFNKLKRQEVSFMLHIQPETLSRVLKKLTRNGSISIEKSDVIVLNKEQLESTFRGVGI; encoded by the coding sequence GTGGACAAAATAAAGACTATTACTCAATTAGACTTTTTTACGCAATTAAAAGAAGAGGAAATTAAAGAATTAGCGACAATATCTAACTTAATTACTTATCCTAAAGACTCAATACTTTATTATGAAGATGAAATAAAAGAAAATATTCTTTTTTTAGTTAATGGCCTTATAAAAATATACAAATTTGATAAATTTGGGAATGAGATATTCTTATATCATATTTACAAAAACTCAATGATTTCTGAATTAACTTCTGTAAATAATAGCAATATTTATTGTTTTTCAAATGCAGAATTTTCAGAGGATTCTATTGTTTTATCAATAAATTTTGAAAAGTTTAAAGAAATGTTTTTATCTAAAAATATTTTATCAATAAAACTAATTGAAACACTTCTAGAAAAAACTCACCAATTGCAATGTATAGTAAATAGAGAATTAGTTTTTGACTCAACAGCAAAAGTTGCTTTTATGATTTACAATGATCTTGAACTGTTCAATAAACTAAAAAGGCAAGAGGTATCTTTTATGTTACATATTCAGCCAGAAACACTTTCAAGAGTTTTAAAAAAGCTTACTAGAAATGGTTCTATTAGTATTGAAAAAAGTGATGTTATAGTTTTAAATAAAGAACAATTAGAATCAACCTTTAGAGGAGTTGGGATTTGA
- the moaA gene encoding GTP 3',8-cyclase MoaA has product MLKDGHGRVVDYLRVSVTERCNFRCQYCMPEKPFSWVPKEELLSYEELFKFIKVCIDSGVKKVRITGGEPLLREGLDNFIRMISEYKDDIDLALTTNGYLLPKVAQKLADAGLKRLNISLDSLKPEVAQKIAQKDVLGTVLKGIEAAHKAGLKIKINCVPMQNINDNELCDIVEFCKTRGYNVRFIEFMENNHAKDGAKGYDSTQIQNILKTKYKFEKQERSGTSPSQDYIMDDGYVFGIIEPHKDDFCANCNRIRLTASGILIPCLYFEDSQSIKEAIQNNDIDKAAAILKDVLLNKPEKNKWSENSEISTRAFYETGG; this is encoded by the coding sequence ATGTTAAAAGATGGACATGGAAGAGTAGTTGACTATTTAAGGGTATCAGTAACTGAAAGATGTAACTTTAGATGTCAATACTGTATGCCAGAAAAACCATTTTCTTGGGTTCCTAAAGAAGAACTTTTATCATACGAAGAATTATTTAAATTTATAAAAGTTTGTATTGATAGTGGTGTTAAAAAAGTAAGAATTACAGGTGGGGAACCACTTTTAAGAGAAGGTTTAGATAATTTTATAAGAATGATATCTGAATATAAAGATGATATTGATTTAGCTTTAACTACAAATGGATATTTGCTTCCTAAAGTTGCACAAAAATTAGCAGATGCAGGATTAAAAAGATTAAATATTTCTTTGGATAGCTTAAAACCAGAAGTTGCACAAAAGATTGCCCAAAAAGATGTATTAGGAACAGTTTTAAAAGGCATTGAAGCTGCGCACAAAGCAGGACTTAAAATCAAAATAAATTGCGTTCCTATGCAAAATATAAATGATAATGAACTTTGTGATATAGTTGAATTTTGTAAAACTAGAGGTTATAATGTCAGATTTATAGAGTTTATGGAAAATAATCATGCAAAAGATGGAGCTAAAGGATATGACTCTACCCAAATTCAAAATATCTTAAAAACTAAATACAAATTTGAAAAACAGGAACGAAGCGGCACCTCTCCTTCTCAAGATTATATTATGGATGATGGTTATGTATTTGGAATTATAGAACCACACAAAGATGATTTTTGCGCCAATTGCAATCGAATAAGACTTACCGCAAGCGGTATTCTAATACCTTGTTTATATTTTGAAGATTCTCAAAGTATAAAAGAGGCTATTCAAAATAATGACATTGATAAAGCTGCAGCTATTTTAAAAGATGTATTGTTAAATAAACCCGAAAAAAACAAATGGTCAGAAAATTCAGAAATCTCAACACGCGCTTTTTATGAAACTGGTGGGTGA
- a CDS encoding ABC transporter ATP-binding protein, whose translation MNIIDFENIHVSYDDKLILKELNLKIEDNQHWTILGANGSGKSTLIKLISSQIHPRQNYPHKKLILGKERYSLFDLRKAMGIITNDLHNHFYDQGNFLTGYEVVLSGYYSSIGVFEHQDFTQEQHDKANEILEYLEITDLKDKIVAKMSTGQLRKCIIGRALIHDPKAFILDEPTVGLDIKAQLNFIKLLRKLSQKANIILVTHHLEEIFEEITHVALIKDETIFKQGKKEDILTSENISNTFGLKLKINSSNSRYFIQEV comes from the coding sequence ATGAATATTATAGATTTTGAAAATATACATGTGAGTTATGACGATAAACTTATATTAAAAGAACTCAATTTGAAAATAGAAGATAATCAGCATTGGACAATTTTAGGGGCAAATGGTAGTGGTAAATCTACCCTTATAAAACTAATCTCTTCTCAAATTCATCCAAGACAAAATTATCCACATAAAAAGTTAATCTTAGGAAAAGAAAGATACTCACTATTTGATTTAAGAAAAGCTATGGGAATAATCACAAATGATTTACATAATCATTTTTATGATCAAGGAAATTTTTTGACAGGATATGAAGTTGTACTTAGTGGATATTATAGTTCAATTGGAGTATTTGAACATCAAGATTTCACCCAAGAACAACATGACAAAGCAAATGAGATTTTGGAATACCTTGAAATCACTGACTTAAAAGATAAAATTGTAGCAAAAATGAGTACAGGACAACTTAGAAAATGTATCATTGGACGAGCTTTAATTCATGATCCAAAAGCTTTTATTTTAGATGAACCAACAGTTGGACTTGATATAAAAGCCCAATTAAACTTTATAAAACTATTAAGAAAACTAAGCCAAAAAGCAAATATTATTTTAGTAACACATCATCTTGAAGAGATTTTTGAAGAGATTACCCATGTGGCATTAATAAAAGATGAAACAATATTTAAACAAGGTAAAAAAGAAGATATTTTAACTTCAGAAAATATCTCTAATACTTTTGGATTAAAATTAAAAATCAATTCATCAAATAGTAGATATTTTATTCAAGAAGTATAA
- a CDS encoding ABC transporter permease, translating to MNFFIKIIKDFPSYLWSGWGAISSIFLFLVFWDMGNQIYGNLILPSPKETFLTLSEMLKNESMLNEILITTKRAVIGFSISLFFGTLLGLLSGLFITTSMMSRPIVTILMGMPPIAWIVLAMIWFGMGDMTVIFTVIVASFPIIFIGALQGTRTLEGDLKQMADSFHLPFKMKLFDLYFPHIFSYIFPAWIGALGMAWKIVVMAELLSANDGIGSALAIARSQLDTPTALALVVIMIGTLLFIEYLILEPIKREVESWR from the coding sequence ATGAACTTTTTCATAAAGATTATAAAAGATTTCCCCTCTTATTTGTGGAGTGGTTGGGGTGCTATTTCATCTATATTTTTGTTTCTTGTCTTTTGGGATATGGGAAATCAAATATACGGAAATTTAATATTACCAAGTCCAAAAGAGACATTTTTGACTCTTTCTGAGATGTTAAAAAATGAAAGCATGTTAAATGAGATATTAATTACTACAAAAAGAGCTGTTATCGGGTTTTCTATATCTTTATTTTTTGGAACACTTTTAGGGTTACTTTCCGGGCTTTTTATAACAACTTCAATGATGAGCAGACCAATAGTTACTATTCTTATGGGGATGCCACCAATAGCTTGGATAGTTTTAGCAATGATTTGGTTTGGAATGGGAGATATGACTGTTATTTTTACTGTAATTGTAGCTTCTTTTCCTATTATTTTTATAGGTGCTTTACAAGGAACAAGAACTCTTGAAGGAGATTTAAAACAGATGGCTGATAGTTTTCATCTTCCTTTTAAAATGAAACTGTTTGATTTATATTTCCCTCATATATTTTCTTATATTTTTCCAGCATGGATTGGAGCTTTAGGTATGGCTTGGAAAATTGTTGTTATGGCTGAATTATTATCTGCAAATGATGGAATAGGTTCTGCTTTAGCAATTGCAAGAAGTCAACTTGATACGCCAACTGCTTTAGCTTTAGTTGTAATTATGATTGGAACTTTACTCTTCATTGAATATCTTATTTTAGAGCCTATAAAAAGAGAGGTTGAGTCATGGAGATAA
- a CDS encoding ABC transporter ATP-binding protein, translating to MEIIEELKVQNVSHSFGFSDILKDISFTLKKGKVISIVGPSGGGKTTLLHLCAKLLTLETGKIKNSFNSSSFAFQEARLLPWKNVIDNIALGLKAQGMAKDKREKEAKEIALKFGLEKDDFYKFPKDLSGGMKQRVSFARALVTNPTLLFLDEPFSALDIGLKKELQSLLLQIIEEKELSILFITHDLMEAIKLSDEVLVLKAEPVGHIIKSFMFNYPKNLRDNTFVYEQTAKLLSDETIINTFELELK from the coding sequence ATGGAGATAATAGAAGAGTTAAAAGTTCAAAATGTTTCACACTCTTTTGGTTTCAGTGATATTTTAAAAGATATAAGTTTTACTTTAAAAAAAGGAAAAGTTATATCAATAGTAGGACCCAGTGGTGGTGGAAAAACAACTTTACTGCATCTTTGTGCAAAATTATTGACACTTGAAACGGGAAAGATAAAAAACAGTTTTAACAGTTCTTCTTTTGCTTTTCAAGAAGCAAGACTTCTTCCTTGGAAAAATGTCATTGATAATATTGCTCTAGGATTAAAAGCACAAGGTATGGCAAAAGATAAAAGAGAAAAAGAGGCAAAAGAAATTGCTTTAAAATTTGGTTTAGAAAAAGATGATTTTTATAAATTTCCAAAAGATTTAAGTGGAGGGATGAAACAAAGAGTCTCATTTGCAAGAGCACTTGTGACAAATCCAACTTTACTTTTTTTAGATGAACCTTTTTCTGCTTTAGATATTGGATTAAAAAAAGAGTTACAATCCTTATTGCTTCAAATAATAGAAGAGAAAGAGTTAAGCATTCTTTTTATAACACATGATTTGATGGAAGCGATAAAACTAAGTGATGAGGTGCTTGTTTTAAAAGCTGAACCTGTAGGTCATATCATTAAAAGTTTCATGTTTAATTATCCTAAAAATCTAAGAGACAATACTTTTGTGTATGAACAAACAGCAAAACTTTTAAGTGATGAAACTATTATAAATACATTTGAATTGGAATTAAAATGA
- a CDS encoding NnrS family protein, translating into MTEETKKQYATNHYTHYPKGEYPSYLAYAFRPMFLVLAPYIVVSIILWSFVFAGYISLPFITDLLGWHMYEMIFGIGSAGIVAFFLTGAPELFPGTIPIVGKKLAFIILLWIVGRISFWCMDYLGIYFVGFINISLLIYITALVIKPLFADITKRHISLGFSLVSLIVTQTLFFASSAGFISFDTHSIMLLSLGLFMVLILLALRRVNMEAINELLEQEGIDETFYARSPRYNLAIFCVILYSFVEFFYPHNNILGYFAFASAAAILNILNDFILKDNNILFKPFVVYLMSILVLMAIGYGLLGFDYLNEGIYALNHFRHFLTTGVFGIVFFIVMVVISTVHTGRELFTNFWLNLGVFLIILSTIIRSFIPFYEEFSMMIYISSSILWAIPFMIYMKMFFPFLVNKRADGIPG; encoded by the coding sequence ATGACAGAAGAAACAAAAAAACAATACGCAACAAATCATTATACGCACTATCCAAAAGGAGAATATCCTTCTTATTTGGCATATGCCTTTAGACCTATGTTTTTAGTTCTTGCTCCTTATATTGTAGTTTCAATCATATTATGGTCTTTTGTGTTTGCTGGGTATATTTCTCTTCCTTTTATAACTGACCTTCTTGGCTGGCACATGTATGAAATGATATTTGGAATAGGAAGTGCTGGAATTGTAGCTTTTTTTCTAACGGGTGCTCCTGAATTATTTCCTGGAACCATTCCTATTGTTGGGAAAAAATTAGCATTTATTATTCTTTTATGGATAGTAGGGAGAATCAGTTTTTGGTGTATGGATTATTTGGGTATTTATTTTGTCGGTTTTATAAATATATCTTTACTTATTTATATTACTGCACTTGTGATAAAACCTCTTTTTGCTGATATTACAAAAAGGCATATTTCCCTTGGCTTTTCACTTGTCTCTTTGATTGTAACTCAAACCTTATTTTTTGCAAGTTCTGCAGGCTTCATCTCTTTTGATACCCATTCAATTATGCTTTTATCTCTTGGATTATTTATGGTTTTAATCTTATTGGCTCTTCGTAGAGTTAATATGGAAGCTATCAATGAGTTATTAGAACAAGAAGGAATTGATGAAACCTTTTATGCCAGATCACCAAGATACAATCTTGCTATTTTTTGTGTAATTCTGTACAGCTTTGTAGAATTTTTTTATCCTCACAATAATATTTTAGGTTATTTTGCCTTTGCAAGTGCAGCAGCTATTTTGAATATTTTAAATGATTTTATTTTAAAAGATAACAATATTTTATTTAAACCTTTTGTTGTTTATTTGATGAGTATTTTAGTTTTGATGGCGATTGGTTATGGGCTTTTGGGATTTGATTATCTCAATGAAGGCATATATGCTTTAAATCATTTTCGACATTTTTTGACAACTGGAGTTTTTGGAATAGTCTTTTTCATAGTGATGGTTGTTATTTCAACAGTGCATACTGGAAGAGAACTGTTTACTAACTTTTGGTTAAATCTTGGAGTTTTTTTAATAATTCTATCAACAATAATCAGAAGTTTTATACCTTTTTATGAAGAGTTCTCAATGATGATATACATCAGTTCTTCCATTCTTTGGGCCATTCCTTTTATGATTTATATGAAAATGTTTTTTCCTTTTTTAGTCAATAAAAGAGCTGATGGCATACCCGGTTAA
- a CDS encoding ABC transporter substrate-binding protein translates to MKQLLSVLVMAVSLFSSEINKQIIIKVAGPFASVSHPIIHMANNQSLKDMGINIKFVIWKNPDELRALILSKDINFIAIPTNVAANLYNKGVDIKLLNVSIWGILGMISRNPDLKTLKDFKGKEIAVPFRADMPDIVLKELIKKSGLDPQKDFKLRYVSSPIDAMQMLILRRVDHALLAEPAISIALRKTKSFPISVVAPDLYRSVDLQEEWGKLFATKAKLPQAGIAYIGDTKGKEKLINRFLEEYSKSLEWYKQNSIEASKLIVKELPMLEEKGLADSIAHISFESIKAIDAKEELDFFFNILKKSEPKSIGGEIPNSNLYYQ, encoded by the coding sequence ATGAAACAATTATTAAGTGTGTTAGTTATGGCTGTTTCTTTATTTTCAAGTGAAATAAATAAACAAATAATAATAAAAGTGGCTGGTCCATTTGCAAGTGTATCTCACCCCATAATACATATGGCAAACAACCAATCACTAAAAGATATGGGAATAAATATCAAGTTTGTTATTTGGAAAAATCCAGATGAACTAAGAGCTTTGATTTTAAGTAAAGATATAAATTTTATAGCAATTCCTACAAATGTTGCTGCAAATTTATACAACAAAGGTGTAGATATAAAACTTTTAAATGTCTCTATTTGGGGAATATTAGGAATGATAAGTAGAAATCCTGATTTAAAAACATTAAAAGATTTTAAAGGAAAGGAGATTGCGGTTCCTTTTCGAGCCGATATGCCGGATATTGTTTTAAAAGAATTGATAAAAAAATCTGGTTTAGACCCTCAAAAAGATTTTAAACTAAGATATGTGTCAAGTCCAATTGATGCTATGCAAATGCTAATTTTAAGAAGAGTTGATCATGCCTTATTAGCTGAACCTGCCATTTCAATAGCGTTGAGAAAAACAAAATCTTTTCCTATAAGTGTTGTTGCCCCTGATTTGTATAGGAGTGTTGATTTGCAAGAAGAGTGGGGAAAACTATTTGCGACAAAAGCTAAATTACCACAAGCAGGAATTGCTTACATAGGAGATACAAAAGGAAAAGAAAAATTAATAAATAGATTCTTAGAAGAGTACTCAAAATCACTTGAATGGTACAAACAAAATTCCATTGAAGCTTCAAAGTTAATAGTAAAAGAACTTCCTATGTTAGAAGAAAAAGGCTTAGCAGACTCCATTGCTCATATTTCATTTGAAAGCATAAAAGCAATTGATGCAAAAGAGGAGTTAGACTTTTTCTTTAATATCTTAAAAAAAAGTGAGCCAAAATCAATAGGTGGAGAAATCCCTAATTCAAATTTATATTATCAATAA
- a CDS encoding TonB-dependent siderophore receptor, producing MKKIILISAITSLALFQNSFAGTILEDVTVTTATKTEKNIEGVSASVIIVTQKDIERIAASTLKDVFEKIPSINAQFGRFPHPSSASKASISIRGAGANGTLILVDGKRLSGETEGPYELNRIPTSMIERIEIVKGSMSTLYGSDAIGGVINIITKKIETNGSTIDMKYGQSGQGKSKEKNVNFTTRGVTNEVRYKLFGSIINTTSYSKNKSYSQVATNPSTGVILNGNPQNGISGSSKVTYIDEGTVNNIGGRVEKDLNDKITLGLDVNYLNENRKGKYLGSAKFSGGGLIKNTPVNSEDNNKRIDVSSDFKYQISNNLSGQTTVYRSYYKKRNETTPINFTGPVNKKFSANVTIDTLESNLTYLFNDSNIITTGLEYRKETRDSSAINIDASSSEFVTKVVKYKSLFIQDEMVITDSLNATMGARYDNISNAENKVTFQAGLVQKLNDKTNLRVNYAQGYRAPDIAELYVVSPSYKDGKRFGSDVIFGPKTKAYDLKPEQSQTFEIALSNKLENLFSEIVLFNTKIDDKIELASYGTGNAKYYTSENLEKVDIKGAELNIAYIINENSDLNFNLTYLNTEDKNTNKELLFTPDLSASLGLNYQIIPNLTTNLSLRYIGEQYTNNQNTTKAEDYSLVDIGINYDINKTLAIYGGVDNIFDKQLEEDIGVNVGVFFYTGVRIKF from the coding sequence ATGAAAAAAATAATTTTAATCTCAGCAATAACAAGTTTGGCTTTATTTCAAAATAGTTTTGCTGGTACTATTTTAGAGGATGTAACTGTAACTACAGCTACAAAAACTGAAAAAAACATTGAAGGTGTCAGTGCTTCTGTTATAATAGTTACTCAAAAAGATATTGAACGAATAGCAGCTTCGACATTAAAAGATGTATTTGAAAAAATACCTTCAATAAATGCACAATTTGGAAGATTTCCTCATCCTAGTTCAGCTTCAAAAGCTTCTATATCAATTAGAGGAGCAGGAGCAAATGGAACGTTGATTTTAGTTGATGGAAAAAGGTTATCTGGTGAAACGGAAGGACCTTATGAGTTGAATAGAATACCAACTTCAATGATTGAGAGAATTGAAATCGTCAAAGGTTCTATGTCTACCCTTTATGGTTCGGATGCCATTGGAGGAGTAATCAATATCATTACAAAAAAAATTGAAACAAACGGTTCAACGATTGATATGAAATATGGACAAAGTGGGCAAGGTAAATCTAAAGAAAAAAATGTAAACTTTACAACACGTGGAGTAACAAATGAAGTTAGATATAAACTTTTTGGATCAATAATAAATACAACATCTTATAGTAAAAATAAATCATATTCACAAGTTGCAACAAATCCATCAACAGGCGTAATTTTGAATGGAAACCCGCAAAATGGAATTAGTGGTTCTAGTAAAGTAACATATATAGATGAAGGAACTGTAAATAATATTGGGGGAAGAGTAGAAAAAGATTTAAATGATAAAATAACTTTAGGGTTAGACGTAAATTATTTAAATGAAAACAGAAAAGGAAAGTATCTAGGAAGTGCTAAGTTTTCAGGAGGTGGCTTGATTAAAAATACTCCTGTTAATTCTGAAGATAATAATAAAAGAATCGATGTATCATCTGATTTTAAATATCAAATATCAAATAATTTATCTGGACAAACAACGGTATATAGATCGTATTATAAAAAAAGAAATGAAACCACGCCTATTAATTTCACTGGACCTGTTAATAAGAAATTTAGTGCAAATGTTACCATTGATACTTTAGAATCAAATTTGACTTATCTTTTTAATGATTCAAATATTATAACAACTGGCCTAGAATATAGAAAAGAAACAAGAGATTCAAGTGCAATAAATATAGATGCAAGTTCAAGTGAATTTGTCACAAAAGTTGTAAAATATAAGTCACTATTTATTCAAGACGAAATGGTAATCACAGATAGCTTAAATGCAACTATGGGTGCAAGATATGACAATATATCAAATGCAGAAAATAAAGTTACTTTTCAAGCAGGATTAGTACAGAAACTAAATGATAAAACAAATCTTAGAGTAAATTATGCACAAGGATACAGGGCACCTGATATTGCAGAGTTATATGTGGTTTCGCCTTCATATAAAGATGGGAAAAGATTTGGATCAGATGTAATTTTTGGACCAAAAACAAAAGCTTATGATTTAAAACCTGAACAATCGCAAACTTTTGAAATAGCATTATCAAATAAATTAGAAAATCTTTTCTCAGAAATTGTTTTATTTAATACAAAAATAGACGATAAAATAGAACTTGCTTCATATGGAACAGGTAATGCAAAATATTACACTTCAGAAAATTTAGAGAAAGTTGATATAAAAGGGGCTGAATTAAATATTGCCTACATTATTAATGAAAATAGTGACTTAAACTTTAATTTAACTTATTTAAATACAGAAGATAAAAATACAAATAAAGAACTCTTATTTACACCTGATTTATCAGCTTCTTTAGGGTTAAATTATCAAATAATACCAAACTTAACAACGAATTTATCTCTTAGGTATATTGGCGAGCAATATACAAATAACCAAAATACAACTAAGGCAGAAGATTATTCATTAGTTGATATTGGAATAAATTATGATATAAATAAAACTTTAGCTATTTATGGTGGAGTAGATAATATTTTTGATAAACAATTAGAAGAAGATATTGGTGTAAATGTTGGAGTATTTTTTTATACAGGAGTAAGAATTAAGTTTTAA
- the rpsO gene encoding 30S ribosomal protein S15: MALDQEVKNSIIEKYRRDEKDTGSCEVQVAILTEQIRVLTEHLKINKKDHSSRLGLLKMVGKRKRLLKYLRNTEYARFVELVADLGIRAK, encoded by the coding sequence ATGGCTTTAGATCAGGAAGTAAAAAACAGTATTATCGAAAAATACAGAAGAGATGAAAAAGATACAGGTTCTTGTGAAGTTCAAGTTGCAATTTTAACTGAGCAAATCAGAGTTTTAACTGAACACTTAAAAATCAATAAAAAAGATCACTCATCAAGATTAGGTCTTTTAAAAATGGTTGGAAAAAGAAAAAGATTATTAAAATATCTTAGAAATACTGAGTATGCTAGATTTGTTGAATTAGTTGCAGATTTAGGAATCAGAGCTAAGTAA
- a CDS encoding Rrf2 family transcriptional regulator — protein sequence MLLTKKSEYALLSLISIAKSDKAKNVDELSRELRIPKSFLAKIMQNLAKNEIVISQRGVNGGFILAKPYDQLTIFSITAAAEEKIPSVFECAPSMESCPSDSGSLCSIWPLLNNLQGKINEFLEELTLKDIAQ from the coding sequence ATGTTATTGACTAAAAAAAGTGAGTACGCACTTCTTTCTCTAATCTCTATTGCTAAAAGCGATAAAGCAAAAAATGTGGATGAATTATCAAGAGAATTAAGAATCCCCAAATCTTTTTTAGCCAAAATAATGCAAAATTTAGCCAAAAATGAAATAGTAATATCACAAAGAGGTGTAAATGGTGGATTTATTCTTGCCAAACCTTATGATCAACTTACTATATTTTCAATAACGGCTGCAGCTGAAGAAAAAATTCCTTCAGTCTTTGAATGTGCCCCATCAATGGAATCATGCCCTAGTGACTCTGGAAGCTTGTGCTCTATTTGGCCTTTATTAAATAATCTCCAAGGTAAGATAAATGAATTTTTAGAAGAATTAACACTAAAGGACATCGCTCAATGA